A window of the Lactuca sativa cultivar Salinas chromosome 5, Lsat_Salinas_v11, whole genome shotgun sequence genome harbors these coding sequences:
- the LOC111881986 gene encoding uncharacterized protein LOC111881986 yields MGAEFLPKPSENDLSGDYQAAPVILGLLPAALVDHIARVDLSILSRIPGEPGGSFPVAAEELKDLLKEVNTHISSSPNDLSPVKTIAGGSVTNTIRGLAAGFGISCGVIGACGDDEQGALFLKNMSFYGVNISRLRVKDEHTGQCVCLVDPLGNRTMRPCIATAAKIQAGELKREDFKGSKWLVVRYSIYNIEVINAAIQIAKQEGLLISLDLASFEMVRKFRTPLLELLESGNIDLCFANEDEAAELLSGEQVAGPEAAVDVLGKYCQWAVVTLGPHGCIARHKKEVVKVPAIGQTKTIDATGAGDLFAGGFLYGLVKGMSLEECCIIGSCSGGSVIRSLGGEVSPENWQWMYKQFKTKGLPAPIVSL; encoded by the exons ATGGGCGCCGAATTTCTCCCAAAACCCAGTGAGAATGATCTATCCGGCGATTATCAGGCTGCTCCGGTGATACTCGGCCTCCTCCCCGCTGCCCTTGTTGACCACATAGCAAGGGTTGACTTATCAATTCTCTCTCGAATTCCCGGCGAACCTGGTGGTTCCTTCCCT GTTGCAGCTGAAGAGCTGAAAGATCTACTAAAAGAGGTGAACACCCATATTTCGTCTTCTCCAAATGATCTGTCTCCTGTAAAGACTATAGCCGGGGGTAGTGTGACCAACACCATTAGAGGCCTTGCAGCAGGTTTTGGGATCTCATGTGGGGTTATTGGAGCTTGTGGGGACGATGAACAAGGTGCTCTCTTCTTGAAAAACATGAGCTTTTATGGTGTAAATATATCAAGATTGAGGGTGAAAGATGAACATACTGGTCAG TGTGTTTGCTTGGTTGATCCATTGGGTAATCGTACTATGCGTCCCTGCATTGCCACTGCTGCTAAAATACAG GCAGGTGAACTAAAAAGGGAGGATTTTAAAGGCTCCAAG TGGTTAGTGGTGAGATATAGTATATACAATATAGAAGTTATCAATGCAGCTATCCAAATAGCCAAACAAGAAGGTCTTCTTATATCCCTAGATTTGGCCAGTTTTGAg ATGGTTAGAAAATTTAGAACACCTTTACTAGAACTATTGGAGTCGGGTAACATAGATCTTTGTTTTGCTAATGAAGATGAAGCCGCCGAACTTTTAAG TGGCGAGCAAGTTGCGGGACCTGAGGCTGCAGTTGATGTCTTGGGCAAATACTGTCAATGGGCCGTGGTGACGTTAGGTCCACATGGATGCATTGCAAGGCATAAAAAAGAG GTTGTGAAGGTTCCTGCGATCGGGCAGACAAAGACAATTGATGCAACTGGGGCGGGGGATCTTTTTGCGGGAGGGTTTTTGTATGGTTTAGTGAAAGGAATGTCTCTTGAGGAATGTTGCATAATTGGGTCATGCAGTGGTGGATCGGTGATTCGGTCATTGGGTGGTGAGGTGTCGCCGGAAAATTGGCAGTGGATGTATAAGCAATTCAAAACCAAAGGTCTCCCTGCGCCCATTGTTTCATTGTAA
- the LOC111881991 gene encoding uncharacterized protein LOC111881991, with amino-acid sequence MDISESGKKRKLDIQELEEIRNEAYENEVLYKERTKAYHDKMISRKVFEKGQKVLLYHSHFKLIPGKLRSRWVGPFVVTIVFEHNTIEITSEKTGKIFKVNGHRLKPYYEGFQVKNEKVEEVTGPKYQD; translated from the coding sequence ATGGATATAAGTGAATCGGGAAAAAAGAGGAAGCTTGACATACAAGAACTTGAGGAGATCCGAAATGAGGCATATGAGAATGAAGTTCTTTACAAAGAAAGAACAAAAGCATACCATGACAAGATGATTTCACGCAAGGTATTTGAAAAAGGTCAAAAGGTATTACTCTACCATTCTCATTTTAAATTGATTCCTGGTAAATTAAGGTCCCGTTGGGTGGGACCATTTGTTGTCACTATTGTTTTTGAGCATAATACAATAGAAATCACAAGTGAGAAAACCGGGAAGATTTTTAAGGTAAATGGTCATCGTTTGAAGCCTTATTATGAAGGATTTCAAGTAAAAAATGAAAAAGTCGAGGAAGTAACGGGTCCAAAGTACCAAGATTGA